The Pseudophryne corroboree isolate aPseCor3 chromosome 2, aPseCor3.hap2, whole genome shotgun sequence genome has a segment encoding these proteins:
- the EPCIP gene encoding polycystin-1-interacting protein 1 produces MRSMSFYRHHLLLLGFLSFCSTKNLANSQNHTLIFSKDNNVRNCSCSSDIKSCDYSLANLECSCKTIALPKNKTGSRLIHSGELTVWFSDILTLGKLVNFTFVHNLKLSLCGAATLPAEYLAILGLRHLRVQADATREQSLTIQNNSSEQEDKDRLCQVSTDKTSPFHLSYLDTSLFNGLPLLKSYSVENVSSITKHFPNLPFSGVIAATNKSYIVTLIY; encoded by the coding sequence ATGAGATCCATGTCCTTCTACAGACACCATCTCCTCTTACTTGGCTTCCTGAGTTTCTGCTCTACAAAAAATCTTGCAAACAGTCAAAACCATACGTTGATATTCTCCAAGGACAACAACGTCCGCAACTGCAGCTGCTCCTCGGACATCAAAAGCTGCGACTACAGCCTGGCCAACCTGGAGTGTAGCTGTAAGACCATCGCCCTGCCGAAGAACAAGACCGGCTCCAGGCTGATCCACAGTGGTGAGCTGACCGTCTGGTTCTCCGACATCCTCACTCTGGGAAAGCTGGTTAACTTCACGTTCGTACATAATTTAAAACTTTCTCTGTGCGGAGCAGCTACCCTGCCGGCGGAATACCTGGCCATCCTGGGGCTCCGTCACCTGCGTGTGCAGGCTGACGCTACACGTGAACAGAGCCTGACGATACAGAACAATAGTAGCGAGCAAGAGGACAAGGACAGGCTGTGCCAAGTGTCCACAGACAAGACATCCCCATTTCACCTCTCTTACCTAGACACCTCCTTGTTTAATGGACTTCCCTTGTTAAAATCATACAGTGTGGAGAATGTTTCAAGTATAACGAAGCACTTTCCAAACCTGCCCTTCTCTGGCGTCATTGCAGCCACAAATAAGAGTTACATTGTGACTTTAATTTACTGA